ATTTTATCCATAATTAATAATGTCCGAGAACACCCAATTTTTTTGCTTTTTTCTCACAGATACTAAAAATATAAAAACCTGTTAAAAAGTAAAAAATAAAAACAAAAAGAAGAATAATAAAATCCACTGGATTCATCTCAAAAATTCTAACCTTATGAATCATATTCTGCGCAATCATTCTAACTCCAAGGGAAAAGGGTAAAAATTTAAACAAAAATATTTTATCAGAAGGTGCCATTATAAAAAATACAAATAAGAACTGGAAAATCTGATAAGTTGCCTGAATTCTTTTAAAGATTAAACCAAGACCAGCTAATATAAATCCAATTCCAAAACTTGGGAAAATTGTTAATAAAAGAAGAGGAAAAAGAGAAATAATATCAATATTTAAAAATTTACCTGTTGTTATCATCATTAAAAAAAGTAAAGGAATTGTCCACAGAAGATTTATAATGTAAGTTGATATTGTTCTATACAATAATACTTTATGTAATCCAAAAGGGGTCATTGAAAGTTGTTCAAGCGTTCCTGCCCGTGCTTCCTCAGTAATATGCCAGCATATTTCGTATCCAAGGATTGAAAAGATCCATATATAGTAGCCTATTATTAATCCTTCAAGGGTATTTCCTAAATTAAATGTTGAGGGCGAAATAATTTTAACACCTAAAAATAAGAGTATAAAAATTACATAAATTGTAATCATTGAAAAGAGAGTATTGAATAAATAACTTTTCATTTCTCTAATTTCCTTTTTAAAAATAGCCTTTAAAAGTATTAAATCATTCATTTTTTACAATTTTTAAATAAATTTCTTCAAAGTCAGGTGTTATTTCTTCAAATTTTTTTAACCTGAAATTTTTATTTCTCATCATTTCAATAACATCGTAAATAATTTCGATTGATTTCAATTCTATTTCCATGTTTGTGTTATATTCATTTTCAATAAATTTTACAAGTTCAAATTTTTCTTTGAATTCTTTTTTAATATTTTCATTTATTTTCCCTTCAATTTCAAAACTAAAAGCTTTATATCCAAAAAATTCTTTTAAGTTTTTTATTGAATCAATTGCAACAATTTTCCCTCTGTTTATGATAATAACTCTATCACATATATCTTCAATCAGTTTCATATTATGAGAACTAACAATAAGTGTTTTGGATTCCTCTTTTGCTTTTTTTCTTATTAATTCTTTAAGTTCACGGGTGGTTTCAACATCAAGTCCAAGTGTGGGTTCATCCAGAAGAATTATTTCAGTATCTTTTATAAAAGCACAGGCAACTGCAAGTTTCTGCTGCATCCCCCTTGAAAGAAATCTTGCCTCTTTTTTTTCTTTTTCCCTTAAATTAAAGAAATCAATAAGTTCCTCAATTTTATTTTTAACATTTTTATAACTCAATCCCTGTAGAGAAGCAAAAAATTCAAGGTTATCCCTTACATTCAATCTCCAGTAAATATTTCTATTTCCTTCAAGAACAGATGCTATATTTTTTAAGGCAAAAGAAGGGGCTTTCAAAATATCTTTCCCTTTTACAATTATTTGACCTGAATCAGGAATTATAAGTGTTGAAATGCATTTTATTGTTGTTGTTTTTCCAGCTCCATTTGGACCTAAAAGACCTACAATCTCTCCTCTTTTTATTTCAAAAGAAATGTTATCAACTGCCTTAATTCCTCCCTTGTAAGTTTTTTTTAAATTTATTACTTCAAGAACATTCATAATTAAATTAATCTACTATTTTTTTATATTTATAATAGGCTGCACAAGCGCCTTCTGAAGAAACCATTGGAGCACCAAGGGGATTTAGTGGAGTGCAATCTTTCCCAAATAGAGAACATTCAAAGGGTTTCTTCTTTCCCTGTAATATAAGGGCAGCAATACATCCTTCCTTTGTTTCCTCTATTTCCTCAATTTTTTCCTTAAGTAGATTTAAAGCATCAAATTCTCTAAATTCTTCCCTTAAAATCCATCCACTATCAGGAATTAAACCAATTCCCCTCCATTTTTGAGGTCCTATTTTAAAAACTTTTTTCATTATCTCCTTTGCTTTTAAATTACCTTGAGGTTTACAGGACCTTTTATATTGAATTTTTACAGTATTTTCACTTCTTTCAAGCATTTGAATTAACATAAAAATTCCCTCTGCTAAATCAACAGATTCAAAACCTGTTACAACTATTGGAACCTTGTATTTTTCTGAGATAGGGATATATTCCTCAATTCCCATTACTGTGCATACATGACCTGGTGCTAAAAATCCCTGAATCTTATTAAAGGGATCATTTAAAATTGCTTCAATAGCAGGTGGGACTCTAAATTGACTTAATAAAACAAAAAAATTTTTCAAATTCAATTCCCTTGCTTTTAATATTACACTGGCATGGCTCGGAGTTGTTGTTTCAAATCCAATACCAAAGAATATACATTTTTTTTCTTGATTACTTTTAGCAAATTCTATTACCTCAAAAGGTGAATAAATCATTTTGATTTTTG
The sequence above is a segment of the candidate division WOR-3 bacterium genome. Coding sequences within it:
- a CDS encoding ABC transporter permease; the encoded protein is MNDLILLKAIFKKEIREMKSYLFNTLFSMITIYVIFILLFLGVKIISPSTFNLGNTLEGLIIGYYIWIFSILGYEICWHITEEARAGTLEQLSMTPFGLHKVLLYRTISTYIINLLWTIPLLFLMMITTGKFLNIDIISLFPLLLLTIFPSFGIGFILAGLGLIFKRIQATYQIFQFLFVFFIMAPSDKIFLFKFLPFSLGVRMIAQNMIHKVRIFEMNPVDFIILLFVFIFYFLTGFYIFSICEKKAKKLGVLGHY
- a CDS encoding ABC transporter ATP-binding protein; amino-acid sequence: MNVLEVINLKKTYKGGIKAVDNISFEIKRGEIVGLLGPNGAGKTTTIKCISTLIIPDSGQIIVKGKDILKAPSFALKNIASVLEGNRNIYWRLNVRDNLEFFASLQGLSYKNVKNKIEELIDFFNLREKEKKEARFLSRGMQQKLAVACAFIKDTEIILLDEPTLGLDVETTRELKELIRKKAKEESKTLIVSSHNMKLIEDICDRVIIINRGKIVAIDSIKNLKEFFGYKAFSFEIEGKINENIKKEFKEKFELVKFIENEYNTNMEIELKSIEIIYDVIEMMRNKNFRLKKFEEITPDFEEIYLKIVKNE
- the hypD gene encoding hydrogenase formation protein HypD — protein: MKYLSEFREASKTKLFIEETKRIVRGKWTIMEVCGSQTHSILSSGIDELLPPNITLVHGPGCPVCVTPKEIIDTAILLSKKKDTILFTYGDMLRVPGSRESLFKAKVDGAKIKMIYSPFEVIEFAKSNQEKKCIFFGIGFETTTPSHASVILKARELNLKNFFVLLSQFRVPPAIEAILNDPFNKIQGFLAPGHVCTVMGIEEYIPISEKYKVPIVVTGFESVDLAEGIFMLIQMLERSENTVKIQYKRSCKPQGNLKAKEIMKKVFKIGPQKWRGIGLIPDSGWILREEFREFDALNLLKEKIEEIEETKEGCIAALILQGKKKPFECSLFGKDCTPLNPLGAPMVSSEGACAAYYKYKKIVD